TTTTTTCAAGCAGGTCTGCCTCAAACTCCATTGCTCTGTAGATTTCCAGATGTCCTTTTTGCGCACCATAACCAGAAACAGATGAGGCTGTCAATCTATTAACTTCCACTTTCTGAAGCTCTCGTTTGACCGCATCCAGTCTTTCCGGCCTTATTATAGCAATTACGTACTTCATCGCGACCACCAACAGGTATCCTCTATCCTATTTGATAGTATTTAATCCTATCCAAATTGATGGAAATTATTTATATTGTTTTTTATATTGTTTGAATATAAACCTGTCAAATTGTTCGAATTAAATCTGGTCAAAGCGAGTTAGAAATAAATTATCTTCTTACCATGCCTACCATAAGAGAGCTTATATTCCCTGAAATCAAATTCAGAGGTATGTTTGGAGAAATCGGAAGCATAAGAAACAAGGCAGATGAAACTTCCCTGCAAATTCTCTCCCTTTTCAGGGAAAGCATAAGCGAAATCCTTCTGAACGGACCTGAATCCGTATCAGCATATTTCAGCCCGGACTATTCACATTATATCGTAGTACATGCCCCTCTGAATTTCCTGTTCCCTGAAAAAAGGGAAGAATGGAATCTGCGTTTTTGCAGGGATGCAGGAGTTTCCGTTGTAGAACTGGTAACAGCCGAAATCGGCAGTGCTTATGTGCGGGGCTTGATGGCGGTTAATGGCTCAAAGGTTTATGCTATCCTTCCTTTTACCTCAATAGACGCGGAAAAGTCAAAAAAGGCGGAATTTCCTGAAGACCGCATGGCCCGCGTAAGGGCTCAGGTACTCCCTACCGTGCTCCCGGGAGTAAAAGGAGAGATTCTTCTTGATATCGGCAGTGGCTTCGGAAGCCTTACAATGGAACTTGCAAAAAATAATCCGGATTCACAGGTTTACGGCATTGATCTCCACGATTCGCTCACAGGCCAGGCACAGATGAATGCGGAAGTTCTCGGGGTGCCTAATGTGGAGTTCAGGACCGGAAGCGTCTATGCCCTGCCTTTTGAGAGAAACTCTGTGAATGCTGCCACCTGCTTTTTCATGCTCCACCACCTTGAAGATATTAAGTTCGCGCTTTTTGAGATTAAAAGAGTGCTGAAAAACGGAGGGTCGTTAACTGCAGTTGAGCCGCTGGCGCATCAACACCATCACGGACCTCAACTCTCAGAAACCGAATGGATAGAGCTTTTTGAGGATGTGGGTTTTAGTGTTAAAACGGAAAATCTGGAAGGAGCAGTTGTTCTGAAAGCCGTAAAAAGAGAATAATATTGAGAAAAATAATCTCAAAAATGGATCGAAAGACTGTCAGGCACATAAATATGGCTCTTGTTTATCTTTCAACCCCTCTTCACACTTCTTGATTTCTATCACATTCTCGCTGCTGCTCTGTGAACATAAATAAACGGGTAAAAAACCTATTTTTTAGAGAGTGCATCTTGTTTACTCAATTGTTCTGGAACCTATAGGAATAGACAGTTTTCTTTCGATTACGGTTATGATCAAACGAAAACCATGTTGTTATTTCCTTTATCGTTCACAGTTTGTACCATGGATATGTCTTACTTTATACTTTAGCTCTGTTCATAATATCTTCATTCTTTTGTACAAACTGTTTATATATCCCACAGCAAGCTTTATTCACTTCTTTTGTGCAAATGTATGAATCACTTTTATAGAAGGAACACTTCGATTTGTATTCACAGCTTGTGTCAAATAGATTCATTTTTTCATAAACTGCATTAAAAAAATTCATAGGTAACTATACTCTTTTTATATATTAATACCATTCCCCACGTATCTGCTCATAGTTTATAGCATTGGATTTTTTTCCTGGCATGGCAGGTGTAATCCCTGGAAAGGTCTACCTGAAACGGGAACAGAATATTAAAAACAGTCTGGATGCTTGAAGATCGAAAGTTTGTAGGCGGATCCCCTCTCCATTATCATCCTGCTTCAGTAATTTTTGCTCAAGGAGATAATGTTACTTCCTGATTGGAATAGGTACTGCTGATTTCTCTGACCAGTACTTAACCTACCTTCACCTAAGTTTGTGGTTACCTTTCATGAACTTGCCGGCGCGACCGTTATTGTAATGACAGAGATCAGTACAGGTATAAATAGAAAAAAGTTCGTTTTCATGTTTTTTCTTCTCATCCCGGGAATGTTTGCATTATTACCAGGAGTAAAACGATACATATCAGCCCGGTTTCAACCATGAATCCCTCCACGCAGGTTACTCGAAGACCGAGTTTTCTCCCGAATAGGGCAATATTTGTCGGAAGAGCTGTCTTTACATAACCAATCCCAAGGTGCAGTACCCTTGCAATGAAGAGCATTTCAAGACATTGAAGAACGGTTATCTGTTCCATTACAACTATTGTGCTAGCCGCCGAAAGAACGGCAATCTGACTCAAAAAGCTTGCTGCAAACACAATAATTGCAGCATCCGGCAGTTGAAGGGTTTTCATGAATGGTTGAAGAACCTCTGCTGAGTACTCTGCCAGGCCCAGATTAAGAATGATGATGAATAAAAATGTCGTTGGAACCAGTACAAGGGCAACTTTTCCAAACTCACAGAAGCTTTTCCTGAGTATGGATACTGCTCTGGCTAAGCATCCGGTTTCCTTTTCCTTCTCCTCTGAAATGGACAGTCCGGTATCATTTCCATATTCCGGAGCTTTTTTGAAAAGAACTCTTCTACCTATAAATACTCCAGTAACTGCAATACCGGTGAAAACCAGAAGTTCTAATAAAAGAAGCATCAGTCCAATCTCATAGCCAAGTACTGAAAGTGCAACGGGTGCCTGAAAAAATATTGCACTATGAAGCCCTTTTGGTAATTGAGCGATCAAAACTGTCACAATGACGTCCCGCTCTCCAAGAATCCGCTTATGAAAGAAAGAAGAGAGCATACCCATTCCTGACCAGGAATTTAAAAAAAAGAAGGTAAGTACAGAAGAGCATGTTTTTGGAAGGTGGGCCATTTCTGTAATGGATGCCATAGGAATGCTGGTGTATTCGAGATACCGGGTTGCCCTCAGGAGATTTGATAGAAAAAAACCGATAAATATCATAGGGAGCATGATCGAGAAAAGCTTCAGAACTTCGGAAAAAATTAGTGAATAATCCATACCTGCTCCTCCAGAGTAGCATTGCAGTCTTAATTTAGTCAGTCTTAACTTAAAGAATATATGGAAATTTGAAACTCTCAATTCTCACTGACCGCCCTGCAGGCGACTTTATGGATTCCTCCTCTTAACTGAACCTCGCCAATCCGGCACTCCTGTTTGACCATTGAGCACCTCTCTTTATATGGACATCCTTCATCTGTGGTTTGAGATACTTCCGGATTGTGGTATTCTATCTTTTCGCCACAAAAGAGTGAGGCATTAATGAGTTCCTGTGTGTAGGGGTGCAGAGGGTTCTGAATCAAGTCATCCGTCGGCCCCTCCTCAACAATTCTGCCCCTGAGCATCACCGCAGTCCGGTCACACATCCATTGTACAATTTCAATGTCATGAGAGATGAGAACACAGGGTATTGGATGTTCTTTCTGTATATTTTTTATCAATGTGAGAATTTGTGCCTGTACTGAGAGATCAAGGTTTGATGTGGGTTCATCTGCCACGATCAGTGCCGGGTTGAGGCTGATGGCACGGGCAATCACTATCCTCTGAATTTCCCCGCCGCTTACCTCATGAGGGTAGCGGTTAAGGATCTCTTCACGTATATTCATACTCCGAATAATCTCCTGTACGGTATCTTCGATCAAATCTCTCTTCCCGGAGAGCAGCAGCCCTTCTACAAGGGAATCCCCAATTCGCATCCTCGGGTTGAGAGAAGACCTCGGATCTTGAAATATCATCTGCAGATTTGGCCAGTATCTCTGTAACTCTGCTCCCTTGAGATTTGTGACATCGAGATCGCCGATTTTTACTCTTCCTCCTGTTGGCTCTAACAGGCGCACAAGCATCTTACCCAGGGTTGTCTTTCCGCACCCGCTCTCTCCCACAAGCCCGAAAATTTCATCACTCCTGATCGAAAAGCTCACGTCCCGTACGGCATGTACTTCTGTCTTATTTAAAAAAAAACCGCTGGTGTAGGTCTTGGACAGGTGTTCAACTGCAAGCATAGTGGCACCGAACTCCTCTATTCTCTTCACGCATGTCAGGATGATGCGTTGCACACTTCTCTTTTGCATATGGACACCGGGGATGGAAACGGCATCCGGTTGGGAGTTGTATCAAACTTGGACTCATTCCTGGTATCGAGGACATTCCCTTTGATGGCATTGAAGACATCAAACCCTGTGTGTATGGGTGCCTGGGGTCGTCGAGCATGTCCTGTGCAGGCCCCCTCTCAATAATTTCACCTGCATACATCACCGCAAGATTTTCACAGATCCGTGCCGCACCGATGTCGTGGGTTATCAGCAGAAGAGAACGTTCCGCAGTGATGCTATCTATCAGTTTCACGGTTTTGTTCCTGAGAATCGTGTCCAGCCCGGTAGTCGGTTCGTCTGCGATGAGGAGGTCCGGGTTTTGTGCAATACCCATCGAGATCAAAACCCGCCTGTTCATCCCCCCTGAGAGCTGGTGTGGGTATCGGTCCGATACATGAGGATAAAGTCCAACTGAGTTAAGGAGATCGAAAACCTTCCTGTAGAGTTGTCTTTTATCCTGAGAACCTCCATTTGGATGTATTGCTTTTTGAACCTGGCCTTTAATCTTCATAAGAGGGTCAAGGGAGGAGATATGCTGGGGGATTAGCCCGATTTCTCCACCCCTTATCTTCACCATGTGATCCTTACCTGTCCTGAGAAGGTCTCGATTGTGAAAAACAATCTCCCCGGATACCAGTGCATTCTGCGGGAGAAGCTTCAGTATGGTCTGGGCAAGCACGGACTTTCCGCATCCGGATTCCCCTATAATAGCCATTCTTTCCTTTTCCTTCAGGTCAAAATCAAGACCGTTCACCGCCCTGACAGGACCATTCCCAGTGATAAAGGTCGTATTCAGCTTTCTGATACGCAGAATGGGCTCTCTGCCTGTTTCACCTGTAAAATCATGCGATAAGGTATCCACATTCTCTCCTCCTTTTATTGAAAGTCAGCCTTTTCCACCCTCACCGGATCAATTCTCTCTTTCAGCCAGTCACCGAGGCAGTTGAATGAGAGAACTGTAATTACGATACACAATCCCGGAAAGATCATTGTCTGCGGTGCGGTCTCCATGAAAGCGATACTTCCCTGAATCATCGCCCCCCACTCCGGAGTTGGAGGCTGGGCTCCGAGTCCGAGGAAACTCAGGCCTGTGATATGAAGAATTGCGGACCCGACATCAAGTGTGGCAAGGGCGAATATCGGGGAGAGTACGTTTGGGAGTACGTGTCTCCTGATGATGTAATATGAGTTTCCCCCCATGAGCCGGGCTCCTTTGACAAAATCCTTTTCTTTTACCTGGAGAACAGACCCACGGATAATTCGTGCATAACTTACCCACCACATCACCGAGAGTGCGAGCACGATGTTGAAGAGCGAAGCTCCGAATAATCCGACAAGTGCTATGGAAAGGATCGTCCCCGGAAACGCCAGGAAGAGATCCACAGTACGCATAATGGTCTGATCAACAATACCTCCAAAAAATCCGGCAGTCAATCCTATGAAGGTGCCAAGTACAACACCGACGGCAACCACGGAAAGGGCGGTTACCAGCGAGGTTTGTGTTCCGTGGATTACCCGGCTAAGAATATCCCGGCCGTGATGGTCTGTTCCAAACGGATGTTCCATATCCGGTTTTGCAAGCCGGTTGTTAAGGTCTACAGAATTCGGATCATGGGGAGCTACTGAACCGGGAAAGATAGCCATAATCACAAAGGTGAGGAGGATTATGCAGCTGATGATCACCCCTGTACTCATATGTGGGAACTTGATCTGGAGGGAATGACCGGTCTGTCCTTGACGGCTGCTCTGTCCTTTTCCATACAAATTGTTACTCATGAATGTTCCCTCCAGGTTTCATCCTCGGATCGATGTACACGTACAGAATATCAACGAGAATATTGACGATAACAAATATCAAAGCGATAAGGAGCACAAATCCTGCAATGACAGGATAGTCCCTGCTCATTACCGATGCCAGAAGAAAGTTCCCTATTCCCGGCCATCCGAAGATTTGCTCAATGATAGCTGTGCCGCCGAGGAGCGTTCCGATATCCAGCCCTGCCTGGGTGACAACAGGTACAGAAGCGTTTCGAAATGCATGCCTCACCACAACCTCTCTCTCACTCAGACCTTTTGCATAGGCTTCAAAGACATAGTCTTCGGAGAGGACATCGAGCATGCTTTCCCGTGTTATCCTCAAAATTCGTGATATCTGGAGGAACCCGAGTGCAAGTGTCGGAAGGATAAGGTGCTGTATCCCGCCATATCCGAATGAAGGGAGGATGTCCAGATGGATTGAGAATACGAGGATGAGCAGCAGTGCAAGCCAGAAGGACGGTATTGAGGTCCCCATTGACGCGATGAAGTTGCCGAATTTGTCAACCGGTGAATGTGGCCTCATGGCTGACAGTACACCAATGCTGATACCCGCTACCAGTGCAAGTGCCATCGCTGTCATAGTAAGGATGAATGTCGCCGGAAAACGGGCAGTGAATTCTTCCAGAACCGGATCACCTGTCCTGAGGGATATACCAAGGCTTCCAGAGAACAGGTTTGTCATCCAGGCAGCGTACTGTTTTAAAAAAGGCTGTTCAAGCCCGTGATTATTCATAAAAAGTAAAACAGCTTCTCTTGTCGGCTCGTTTCCTGTCTCCTGTGTTAGAATAATCTCGGCCGGGTTTCCCGGTGCGAAGTACATTATCGAAAATGAGAGGATTGATGCAAGAAAGATCGTTATAAGAGCCCAGGGTATCCTTCTTGCTAATAAGATGGGTATGTCTCCGGCCATGATCCTCCTCTTAAGGCTCAATACTAACCGTGCTCAGGTCGAGACCATAGATTGAGGCAGGGAACGTGAAGCCTTTCACAGATTTTTTATATGCAGCGATTTTCTCTATATCATAAAGCGGCATACAGGCATATTTCTCCTGAATACACAGGTATGCGGCGCTATAATCTTCATCTGCACCTGTAGCTATGGCTTTTTCGATCAGCTGGTCAAGCTCTGCATCGTGGTAAGATGCCGGCCATGACCCCCAGGTAGAGTGATATTTTCCGGTAAGTGGTCCTTCGGGCAGACTTGGGACTCCCGAGCTGTGGTGAAGATACATGTCATAGTTGCCCTTTTTACGTTCTTCACCTGCTGCACCGCTTTCAAGAACAAGGATCTTGACTTCGACGCCGATTTTCTTCATCTCACTCTGGATATAGACAGCAATCGAGTCGGAATTTGCTTCACCCTGGGGAACGATATAGGTAAGTGTCAGCTTCTTTCCGTCTTTTTCCCGAATTCCGTCGGCTCCGGCAACTACCCATCCTGCCTGGTCAAGGAGGTTCTTTGCCTTCTCCGGGTCATAGGTATATTCTGTCCCTGCAAGGCTGCTGGCCCACGGGTATGTCGGGGATACGACCGAGTATGCAGGTTCTGCGGCGCTGGCAAGGAGTTCCTTAACCATCTTATCCCGGTCAAACCCAAGGTTAATCGCTTCCCGGAGACGGATGTCACTCAATGGTCCCTCGTTACAGTTCAGTTCCACAACCTGATATCTTCCGTAGGACTGCTTCTCGACGATGATATCCGGATCGCTCATCATCTGGGGGATCTGCTCATATGGGACAGTTGAATGGTGGTCCGCCACCCCAATGATATCCACATCACCTGCACGCAATGCCGATACACTGGCATAGCTATCAGGAATTACCCGGTACGATATCCGGTCAATTAGCATTCCTTCACCTGAGGCCGGATCATGTCTCACAAATTCTGCACTCTGTGCCTTTACATAGTTCTCAACCTCGAACTTCCCAGTTCCAATGAAGGATACGATCTCTCCATCGTTACTCCAGGAAGGTTCGACTGATGTTGGTGCGATAACCTGGCTGGTCGACTCCGATGAGAGCGATTTGATGAAAGCTCCATATGGTTCTTTCAGAGTGACCTGTATTGTATGTTCATCAACCTCACTCACATTGGATATCTTTAAGAATGCAATATCGTTCTTCCTTGGCCCCTGACTGCACCAGGTCAGGAACCATGCAGCAGAACTCGCGTTCCATTGCGTCCCGTCGTGGAACTCTATCCCCTTATTGAGGTTGAATATATAGGTCAATTCGTCATCAGACTCGTTCCATGAACTGACAAGATGGCCGGGAATCGGTTTTCCATTGGCATTGATGTCCAGGAAGACATCATAGACATTCATCTTCATCTCTACTCTTGAATCAAAATCTGCGGGTCCGGCAACGATAAGTGTCTGAACGTTGTCATCGGTCTGGGCGCTCTTTCCTACGCATCCAGAAGCGGTAATTATACATCCGACAAGGAAGCAGAGTGCCAGCAGTTTCAGCGGTGTAAAACTTTTTCTCTTCATTTTCAATCCTCTTTCGGTTTTTCAGCTGTGTAGCAGAACTGGCCGTGCCCATGTGAAATTCTATATGGGTAGGGCAGACGCTGGCGTTTAAGGGCCTCAATCCTGTGCATGGGTTCAGCGAGAACATTAGAGTATCCGGCAGATTTCAGGAGGTCTACAATGACTCCGGGTTTTACACCGCCATTGTATGGAAGGTTTACAGCCTGTCTCCCGTTTCCAAGAGTGCGCCATGGATTTCTCCTCTCTGAGAGGAGTATCCAGAGGTTCAGAACCTGTTTCTGGATCGAAACTTTCCGGTCGTCGCGGGGTTCGTGAAGGAAAAAACATAGCTTCCCTCCTGGCCGCAATACCCTCATCCATTCACGTACTGCAATATCCGGATGCGGAAGTGTCCAGAGAACCGCCCTGTTGACTATGGCATCAAAAGAGTTGTTTTCAAAACCTAGATTTTCGGCATCATCCTGATGAAAAGCAATTGGTAATCCCTTCTCTCTTGCCTTGGCGGATGCACGGGTGATCATCTTCTCCGAGAGATCAATTCCCACAACCCCGTACCCCATATCGGCGAGTATCAGTGAGAGAAAACCTGTCCCTGAACCAATATCAAGAATTTTTTCGGCATTACCCAGTTTTGACCTGAGGAGCACCTTCCATGCTTCTTCCTCCTCTTTGCTGGCGGCATAATGCCCCGGAGATTTATCGAATGTTTGGGAGCGGTAGTTCCAGAAATCTCTGATTACCTGTTTGTCTTCGTTCATCTTCACCCTCCAGAGGTTAAGGGCAGCTTCAGCTGCAAGCTGAACCCGGCCGTACAGTATATTCAATATCCTTTCCGGGCCTCAATTGCTCACTTAAAACATGTCATCTCTTAATTATGCAAAATTTTCAATCAGGTCTTTTTTACAACATCGAGTCTATTCTCTACAATCCCTTTGTAGTTCCCCTCTATCCCGATTCTTTGTTCTGTAACGATTCTTCTACTTATCATACGATCGATACTGTTACTCTTATGATAATGAGAACCGGGATTTCAGGCAGGATCTCATGGTCAGATGCGGTCTCCTTTGCAGCTTTACCCTATGATTCTTCATCTCTCTGTTGAGATTTTATCACTCATATTTACATCATATTTTTAGTGTGAATTACTTTGAGTTTCGTATTATTATTTGTTATATTATTGACTTGATAACGTTTATAGTATAAGTTATTATTGATTTGATCTTACTAGTTGTTATTGATATTTTTAAATGTATTAAACAGGTGTCTCAAATTAGTTTTTTAAATCCTGATCTAATCAGTCAATCGTCCGAAACACTTCACAATAAAGAGTTTATAGAGACAGCGACCAATTTGATGTAATTAATAAATTACAGAAATCGGAAAAAATCAATGGCTGCTAAAATCAATGAAAAAAGGATAGATAAAAAAGAAGATAGGTAAAAAGTAGGTTTTTAAACTTAAATTCTGATTTAACACTTCTTCTTTTTAGTTTTTTGTTCTTAAAAGAATCTAATGCTCTTGAATCTCAACTCTACTGTCACAGTCTACTGTACAGTTCGGGAGCTCAAAAAACAATCATATCCGATGCCCTGAGTCTGACCATGCATTCATCTCCGGTCCCTATTTTTAATGAGTCAAAGACATGGTTTGCAACCTCTACCTTCAGGACGTCCTCACTTTCTTTGAGTATAAGGGACATGATCCTGCTGGTGCCTTTATTCACCACATTCATAATCACTCCGTCGAAGAGGTTTTTCCTGTCTTCCTGGCGGATAACATGCATGTTTTTCCTGTCCACAAGCTCGATGTTCTCAGGCCTGATGCCCCAGCTAACTTTGTCTCCTGCTTTGCGTTCGATATAGGGGGCGGTAATCTCCGTTCCAAGGGACCACAGGAAGGTGCACTCGGCTCCGTTCCCGTGCCTTTCTACCACGGCATTATCAAAGAGGTTTGAGAAGCCCACAAGTTCGGCCACATAGCGGGTTTTCGGGTGGTAGAATATATCCTCTGGGGAACCTATCTGCTGCACTATGCCGTCTTCAAAGACTGCCATCCGGTCTGCCATAGTAAAGGCCTCGACAGGGTCATGGGTAATGAAAATTACAGGAATTCCGAGCCTTTTCTGGATATCCCTCAGTTCTTTTCTTAATTTCAGGCGGACTACGGTATCCAGGGATGAAAAAGGCTCGTCAAGGAGTAAAACTTCCGGATTGGGGGCAAGGGCTCTGGCAAGTGCGACTTTCTGTTTCTGGCCACCTGAAAGTTCGTCAGGATAGGCAAATTCAAGTTCTTCTATCCCTACAAGACTTAGCATCTCGTTTACTCTATCCGTTTTTTCAACGGAGCTCATACTTTTTAACCCGAACTCGATGTTCTGGCGCACGTTCATATGCGGGAAGAGAGCGTTTTCCTGGAACATGTACCCGATTTTTCTTTTCTGAGGGGGGAGGTTTACTTTTTTCCTGCTATCAAAGTAAACGGTACTGTTTATTTTTATAGTGCCTGCATCAGGTTTCTCAAGCCCTGCAATGCAGCGGAGAGCTGTGGTTTTTCCTGAGCCGGAACAGCCGAACAGGACCACAAAATCGGAATCGGCATCAAAACTGCAGTTCATTGAAAAGCTGGGGGTTTCCCCTTTCTTTTTCCTGTTTTTTCTTCCGTAGAATTCCTTTTCAATGTCAACTTCAACAGTCATTCCTTACTCTCACCTTTTTTCATCGTTCTCCCAGTTTGCTGGTGGCTGCAATCGTTATGAGTGACATGACAACCAGGATACTCACAAGCAGGTTCGCAAGTTCGTTATTTCCTGACTGGTATGCTCCGTAAATGGAAAGAGGCATGGTGCTGGTCTTTCCCTGGATATTCCCTGCGACCATGAGGGTCGCTCCGAACTCTCCTACAGCCCTTGCAAAACTCAGGACGCAGCCTGCAATAATGCCTTTCTTTGCAAGGGGCAGGGTTATGAAGAGCGCAGTTTCGAGTTCATTTCTCCCGAGAATGCGGGCAGCTTCCTCAATATTCCTGTCTACTGCCCCGATAGCTGAGGTGGTGGTCTTTACCATCAGGGGCAAAGAGACTACAAAGGCTGCAATGGCTGCTGCCTGCCAGGTAAAGAGGATCCCGCTTCCTGTAATTCTGGTGAAGATGCTTCCTATAGCTCCGTTTTTTCCAAGCAGGATAACAAGGATATACCCGGTTACAGTCGGGGGAAGAACCATAGGCATGGTAATCATAACATCAGCTAACCATTTACCGGGAAACTCCCTTTTTGCCAGTATATAAGCAATTAAAATCCCCAGCACCGTCACAAAGAGGGTTGCAATGACGGAAATCTTGAGAGTCAGTAGAAGTGGTGTCGCGATTATTTGAAAGATCTCCATCAAATCCCTCTTTTTATACTGTTTTTCAGGTTCTGAGTATTTTATGCTGCGCTGAAGCCATATTCTGCCAGGATCTCCTGTCCTCTGGTTCCGGTTACGAAATCAACGAATTCCTGCGCTTCTTCCTTATTTGCTGATTCGCTTACCACTGCTATGGGGTAGGAGATCGATTCGTTAACAGGAACCGTGTACGTTATTTCATACAGGTCTTTACGGCCGCTTTCGGCATCTGTCATGTATACGAAGCCCGCATCGACTTCTCCCGTCTCCACATAAGTGAGTACCTGTTTTACATTTTCTGCAAGGATCATTTTGCCTTCAAGTTCATCCCAGACCCCGACGTCTTCCATTGCCTGTTTGGTATATTTTCCCACAGGTGCAATTTCAGGGTCTCCTATTGCGATTTTTTCAATGCTGCCTGCAGTCAGGTCTTCCAGGGATTTGGGACTTTCAGAGCCATTTTTATCAGGGACCACCATTACGAGAGTATTTGCTGCAAAGTCCTTCCTTGAATCGTTTTCAATCAAGCTCTTCTCATAGAGTAGTTCCATATCGCTCTCTGAAGCCGAAGCAAACACATTAACAGGCGCCCCGGACTCAATTTGCATCCTCAGGGTCCCCGAACCTGCAAAATTGAGTTCCACATTTGTGTCCGGATACTCGGCTTCAAATTCGTGTGTAATGTCAGTAAAAGCCTCGGTCAGGCTTGCTGCAGCTGAAACAGTGATGGTGGTCTGTTCTTCTGCTCCGGGGGAGGCTGCAATCAGGGCAAGTACGGCAAGGCAGAGAATCGCTGCAAGGGCAGGAAGTATCAGTTTTTTTGATTTACTGTCGCTCACTGCGCTCCCTCTACGCATTCGTCTTTTGCTTTCTCGCCTGCATATACAGCCGGTTCTACCTGTACTGGTGCAGTGAAAGTATCAGTAGCTTCAAGGATGGTGTTGGTGATCCTGTCCAGAAGTTCCATAGCTCCCCTATATCCGATAGTAAGGATGCGTTGTGCGCCTACTCTATCGTGGATTGGCAGGCCAACCCTTACAAGCGGGATATCATGGGCTTTTGCAATGTATCTACCGTTTGAGTTTCCTATCAGGATTTCGGGGCTGCATTCGCTGACCGCGTCGTTGAGGCTGTCAAAATCAATTCCGTCCAGAACCACAGGTTCCAGTTCCGGTCTGATCTCTCCAAAGATTTGTTTTATTTTCTTTTCAAAGTCTCGGCTTTTGCTTCCGGTTGCTATAAGCACCGGGTTCATCCCCAGTTCCAGCATGAAGGTAGTCAGGCTAAATACAGTGTCCGGGTCTCCGTAGACTGCTGTCTTTACACCGTAAAGGTACTTGTGCACGTCCACCATAGCATCGAGGAGCCTTCCCCTTTCTTTCTGATATTTCTCAGGGATGGGGCAGCCAAGGATGCGGACCAGTTCCGTAAAGAAAAGGTCGGTGTTTGAGAGCCCTATGGGTATGGGTACATTGTGTCCTGGAACTCCGTGGGAAGCTTCAAGGTATTTCACAGCCAGGTTCGTGCTGACAACACCCAGACCGAGGCTTGCCCTGCTGCTGGGCATATCTGCAATCTCGGAAAGTGGAGTGCCTCCAGCTGCTATTTTTGGAAGTTCTTCTCTCAGGGGTGCATCAAAGGTCTCGGAAATGTCTGAAAGGAAGATGTAATCCCCTGCAGTTTCTGCAAGGATTTCTTTCAGTTCCCTCACATCAGCCGGGGAAA
The genomic region above belongs to Methanosarcina horonobensis HB-1 = JCM 15518 and contains:
- a CDS encoding nitrogenase component 1, which encodes MTKRNYATVNPCVMCQPMGSALAFKGIENTMVLYHGSQGCSTYMRLHLAHHFREPVDIASSSLSEKGAVYGGKENMKKGLKNVINRYKPKVIGVATTCLAETIGDDVPAIIREFKEEEGIGDDLEKDIIIIPVSTPSYGESHVSGYIKALDAVVRKFAEKPEGPEKPKSTEDGEIMEIMDYMENMEIMRYTEILEKEKAKENAREAKNPDMEEAPDVIEASNGKLNLIPVESVSPADVRELKEILAETAGDYIFLSDISETFDAPLREELPKIAAGGTPLSEIADMPSSRASLGLGVVSTNLAVKYLEASHGVPGHNVPIPIGLSNTDLFFTELVRILGCPIPEKYQKERGRLLDAMVDVHKYLYGVKTAVYGDPDTVFSLTTFMLELGMNPVLIATGSKSRDFEKKIKQIFGEIRPELEPVVLDGIDFDSLNDAVSECSPEILIGNSNGRYIAKAHDIPLVRVGLPIHDRVGAQRILTIGYRGAMELLDRITNTILEATDTFTAPVQVEPAVYAGEKAKDECVEGAQ